AGAGAGAGATGGCGCGCGCCGCGTCATCGTTGCCCGGGATGATGTAATCGATACCGTCTGGCGAGCAGTTGGTGTCGACCACGGCCACGACCGGGATACCCAGCTTGTTGGCTTCCGCGATGGCCAGCTGCTCTTTCTTGACGTCGATGACGAACAGCAGATCGGGACGGCCGCCCATTTCGCGGATACCGCCCAGCGACGCTTCCAGCTTCGCCTGGTCGCGTTCCATGCCAAGACGCTCTTTCTTGGTCAGACCGCCAAAGCCCTGCTCGGACTGCTCGTCGATGTGCTTGAGACGGTTGATCGACTGCGAAACGGTCTGCCAGTTGGTCAATGTGCCACCGAGCCAGCGGTGGTTCATGTAATACTGTGCGCATTTCTCTGCGGCTTCGGCGATCGGCTGTGCGGCCTGACGCTTGGTGCCGACGAACAGGATGCTGCCGCCCTTGGCAACGGTGTCGCGGATGACTTTCAGCGCATCGTCCAGCATCGGGACGGTCTGTGTCAGGTCCATGATGTGGATGCCGTTACGCGCACCATAGATGTAGGGACCCATGCGGGGGTTCCAACGCTGTGTCTGGTGGCCGAAGTGTACGCCTGCTTCAAGCAGTTGGCGCATGGAGAACTCAGGAAGAGCCATGTCTTTATACCTTTCCGGTTTAGCCTCGTCGGGGGTATGACCACGGGATGCGGCCAACCGGCGGAGTGTCGGGGATGTCTCCCCCGAACGCCCCAATCCCCGACTGCGGGATTGAATGGCGCTCAGGTACAGCAGCGCACCCAATTGCGCAAGTCTCAATCGCACAGGGTTGCGGGATCCCGTCAATCTATGGTGTGATGCAGGTGAAAGCGACCCGCGTCCGACCGTCGCCGCAGCGACCACAGCCAAGCGAGCAGCCCGAAATGAAAGTCGTAGACATCAACGGCGGCCCCCCGCGCGACACCGGGAGCGCTCCCGACGGCACGCCGGTGGAACAGTTGGCCAGCCACATGGTGCACGTCTTCTCCTTGCCGGCCCTGCCGATAAAGCAGCGGTTCTCGATCCTACTCAACCGGACCTGTGGCGTTCTGGGGATGGATTACGGCTATATCACCTTGCCGCAGGAACCGGTTGCGACGGTGCCGTTCCATTCGGCCAAGATGGTGCTGCGCCCGCCGCGTCCGGGCAAGCTGACGCTCAGCCACCTGATGTCGCGCAACCGCAAACCCCTGCATTTCGACGATCCCGATGCCGCCCCGGAAGGCGAATACATCGACCAGACCGGATACGTGCCCTACCGCTTTGTCGGCGCTCCGATCATCTTCGATGGCCGCGTCTATGGCACGGTCGAATTCGGCGGCGCCAAGGCCGGCGATGCACTGCTGACGCCGGACCGGGTCATGCTGGTGCGCATCCTGTCAGGTCTGGCTGCCGGATCGCTGGTCCTGCTCAGCGATTAGGGTTTGGTGGGCGGAGCGTACCGCCTCTTCGCAGGCAGCCGCCAGCGCCTTGCGGTCGTTGAAATCCGAAACCCGCAGCGGCGCGCAGTAGCGCACATCGACATGGCCCTGACGCGCCGGCACCAGCGTGGCCAGAAGATGCGGACCGAAATCCATATCCCCCCACCACCCGTAAAACCGCCGGTCCAGCCCCGCAGGCGCATGGTAGGCCACCGCGACCGGCTGCACCCAGATGCGGTCTTTCAGCTCGGGCGCAAAGAAGGACTGGAAAAGCGTTGTCTTGAACGGCAGCACCCGCAAGCCGTCAGTGCTCGTCCCTTCGGGAAAGAACAGCAGCTTGTGACCGGCCAGAAGCCGCGCGCGAAACAGGGCGGTCTGCGCGCGCGCCTGCGCGGGGGTGCGGTCGATGAAAACGGTGCCGGTCGCACGGGCGAGCCAGCCGATCCCCGGCCATCCGGCGACCTCGGACTTCGACACGAAGTAGATCCGCTTGCGCGCGTTCAGCGTAAAGATGTCCAACCAGCTTGAGTGGTTCGCCACCACGGCACCCCGATGCGCCATCGGTGTCCCGCTGAACCGCAACCGGATCCCGAGGATGCGAAACGCATTGCGGCACACGAACTGCGTGATGTGCGGCGTCCACGGCCGGTGGAGGCCATTCAGCGGGCGTTCGACCAGCCGCAGCAAGAGCAGCACCAGCAGGCCGCCGAACACCAGCACTGCAAGGGCCGTCGCGCGCACCGCCACCCGCAGGCAGCCCAGCGGCCCGAGCGGTGGCGCAACCGGTCGGTCGCCTTCATCCCATGTCGGGCTCATGCGCGCCGCCCGTCGTAGAGCCGCGCCTGCCGTTCGTTCATTTTCGCCGTGTCGAGGACCAGGCAGACGTCTGTGGTGTTGAACCCGTAATCGATGAAAGCTCCCTCGCCCACGCAGCCACCGAGGCGCAGGTAAGCCTTGATCAGGCTTGGCACTTCCAACAATGCGGTGCGGCGATCAAGCGCGTCCTCGGCGATCAGGTCCATCCGCTGGAATGCCCCCGCACGGGCCGTCACACGCAGCTCGCTGGGGGCCAGATGCCGGTGGTGCAACAACGACAGCGGCGCGGCAAGCGCCTGCACATCGGTGCCGTGAAAACTGGCGACACCGAAGAGGATCTCGATCCGGTGCGCGCGGATATACTCGGCGACCCCCGCCCAGAGCCTGTGCATCGCCAGCCCGCCGCGATGGTCGCGGTGCAGACAGGACCGGCCCAGTTCCAGCAGGGTGCGTCCGCTGTTCTTCAGAGGAGACAGATCATATTCGTCCTCGGAATAAAATCCGCCCGCCTGCTCTGCCCGCGCGCTGCGCAACAGCCTGTAGACGCCGATCACCTCGTCGGACCCTGCGGGCATGACGATCATATGATCGAAAAACGGGTCAAACCGGTCGCACTCAAGGCAGGCGTCGTGATCGACCATATCACCCCCACCGCCCAGCTCTTCGACAAAAACCCGGTATCGCAGACGCTGTGCCGCGCGCAGTTCGCAATCGGTTGATGCCAGTTTGACCCGGTAATGTTGTGTCACGCCCGGCGTCCGCCCGACTGTGACAATACTGTGCCTTTTGGTTCCAACATCGACCGCATCCGCAATATTTCCACCATAGGTTATTCGCACGCTGCTAAAATGAAATCCTAACGAATTGTTAAGCAATACTTCGCAAGGGTTAAGGATCGAATACCGGATGCAACGCAACACGGGAGCTATCGATGACAATCTTGCCGATGTCACGGAAATTGACCGTCAGTTTGCCGCCGATGTTGCTTTGAACCTGCCCCACACCCCACTCGGGCTGGGCGGGATGTCTGACCAGCATGCCGGGCGTCAGAATGGCGTTCAGGTCTTCCATCAACTTTTCCTTCACTGAGGAGACTTCTTACATGTCGCACAGCTACGATTTGGCGGAATTGATCGGAAGTCGCATCTGCCATGACCTGATATCGCCAATCGGCGCGATCAACAACGGGATAGAGCTGATCGAGATGAGCAGCGATGCCGCGGCAACGCCGGAGATGTCGCTGATCTCCGACAGCGTGCGCAGCGCCAGCGCGCGTATCCGCTTCTTTCGCATCGCTTTCGGGGCGGCCAGCGACCAGATGGTCAGCCGGCAGGAGGCATCATCGATCCTCTCCGATACCTACGGGCCCTCGCGGCTGAGCGTGAGCTGGGCGCCGCAGGATCCCCTGCCCCGACGGCTTGTCAGGCTCGGCTTTCTTTCGCTCATGTGTCTGGAGACGGCCATGCCCTACGGCGGACAGATCGCCGTGGAACATAACGACGGGACCGTCAGGATCACCGGTCAGGCAGACAAGCTGAACATCGCGCAGGATCTGTGGGATCTGCTGGCCTGCGACAGCCACACCGGAGAGCTCCTTCCCGCTCAGGTCCAGTTCGGGCTGCTTCCCCGCGTCGCGGCGGATCAGGGGCGCAGCATCCGTGTTACCTCGGATGATGCGCAGATTACCCTGACGTTCTGAGCGGGTCAGCCGCGCACGGTGCCGTCCCCGCGCACGAGATACTTGAAGCTGGTCAACTGCGCCGCCCCGACCGGTCCGCGCGCGTGCATCTTACCCGTGGCGATGCCGATCTCGGCCCCCATCCCGAATTCCCCGCCGTCGGCGAATTGGGTGGACGCGTTATGCATCACGATCGCGCTGTCCAGACGGTTCATGAAGGTCTGCGCCGCCGCTGCATCCTCTGTCAGGATACAGTCGGTATGGTTGGATCCGTACTGGCGGATATGCGCAATCGCATCGTCCACGCTGTCCACCTGCCGCGCCGCGATGATCATGTCGAGATACTCGCGCCCCCAATCCTCTTCGGTGGCGGGGATCGTGCCCGGAACCGCCGACAGCGCCGCGTCGGCGCGCACCTCGACACCCGCATCGACAAGCGCCCGCAGCACACCCTGCCCGAGCGTCTGCGCCACGTCGCGGTGTATCAGCAGACATTCCGCCGCGCCGCAGATGCCTGTCCGCCGTGTCTTCGCGTTCAACACGACTTTCAGCACCTTCTCGGGGTCGGCTGCCGCATCGATATAAATATGGACGATCCCTTCGAGATGGGCAAACACCGGCACCCGCGCCTCGCGCTGGACCAGTCCCACCAGCCCCTTGCCGCCACGCGGCACAATCACATCGATCGTGTCGGTCATCGTCAGCATTTCCTGAACCGCCGCACGGTCGCGTGTGGGAACCAGCTGGATCGCGTCCTCGGGCAGACCGGCGCTGCGCAGGCCTTCCTGCAAACAAGCGTGCAACGCGCTGGAGCTGTGAAAGCTTTCCGATCCGCCACGCAGGACCACCGCATTGCCGGCTTTCACACACAGCGCACCGGCGTCCGCCGTCACATTGGGGCGCGATTCGTAGATCACCCCGATCACACCGATCACACCGAGCGGTGTACGCACGCGCTGGATGTTCAGACCGCTGGGCTGATCCCATTCCGCCAGAATTTCGCCGACCGGATCCGCCTGCTCCGCAATGGCACGCAGGCCATCGACGATGCCCCGCAGCCGGTCTTCGTCCAGCTTGAGACGGTCAAGCATCGCGGGTGACAGGCCCTTGCTTTCACCGAAGGCCATATCCTTCTGGTTTGCCTCGAAAATCTCGTTTCTCTGCGCCCAGACGGCCTCGGCCGCGCCGATCAGGGCGGCGTGCTTGCGCTCTGCGGACGCCGTGGCCAGATCCGCCGCCGCAGCGCGGGCGCGCGCCCCGATATCTGCCATCAATTCTGGGATATTTACGTTATCGTTCATTGCTTTGTGACCATTTCTTGAAGTGCCATATCATCGCGGTGGATAAGGGCCGCGCGCCCCGGATAGCCAAGGATGGCTTCAATCTCCGTGCTGCGGTGGCCCTTGATACGCATCGCCTCCTCGGCGGAATAGCGGCTCAGCCCCGACCCGAGCACAACCCCTCTGGTATCGATCAGCGCGACGGCATCGCCGCGCTCGAACGCGCCGTCCACCATCGTAATGCCTGCGGGCAGGAGACTCTTGCCGCGGTTGAGCGCTGCAACAGCGCCTTCGTCCAGCATCACACGACCGATCGGCTTCATCGCCGCGATCCAGCTTTTGCGCGCCGCCTGCGGGTCGGTCTGGGCGGTGAACCACGTGGCATTGGCACCCTCGGCCAGCGCTTTCAGAGGCCGATGCGCAGAGCCTTCGGTGATTGCCATGGCGCACCCCGCCGCTACGGCGGTTTTTGCCGCCATCAGCTTGGTTTTCATGCCGCCCTTGCTCAGGCCCGATCCGGCATCGCCGGCCATCGCCTCGATTTCGGGCGTGATACGGTCGATCACTGGGAACCGTTCCGCATCATCATGTTGCATGGGGTTCTTCGAGTAAAATCCGTCAACATCCGACAGCAGGATCAACTGATCCGCCCCTACGGTCACGGCGATCTGCGCGGCCAGCCTGTCGTTATCACCAAACCGGATCTCATCCGTTGCGACAGTGTCGTTTTCGTTCACGATGGGAACCGCGCCAAGGCCGATCAGCGTCTCGAGCGTCGCGCGAGAGTTCAGATAGCGGCGCCGGTTGGCACTGTCTTCGAGAGTGACGAGAACCTGAGCGGTGGTAATGCCGTGAGGCGCAAGCACCTCCTCGTAGGCGCGGGCCAGCCTGATCTGGCCGACTGCGGCAGCGGCCTGCGATTGCTCCAGCGGCAGCGATCCCTGCCCGAGCCCCAGCACACCACGCCCCAGCGCGATAGAGCCGGACGAAACCAGCACCACATCCGCGCCCTGCGCCTTCAGCCAGGCCACGTCCTCGGCCAAGGACCGCAGCCAGTCTGCGCGCAGATCGCCCGTGGTACGATCCACCAGCAGCGCCGAGCCGATCTTGACCACGACACGGCGCGCATCGGTCAGGGTTGCCACGGCGCTTCCTCCTCGACGTGCTTGTGACGCAGCCGGTCGTCGTCGATCTGGGCGCGCAACGCGCGCAGCACCTCGGTGGTGTTGGTGCGTGCAACGCCCGACATGAGCATCACCTCCGCACCACTCTCTTTTTCCAATTCTTTCTTTGCACTTGCGAGCTGCTCTTCATCCAGCGCATCAATTTTATTCAGAACAGTGATGCGGGGCTTTTCGGCCAGTTCACCGCCGTAGGCTTCAAGTTCGGAGATGATGGTCCTGTAATCCTCCGCCACGGTTTCCGATGTCCCGTCCACAAGGTGCAAGAGAACGGCGCAGCGCTCTACATGCCCCAAGAAGCGGTCCCCGATCCCGCGGCCCTCATGCGCGCCCTCGATCAGGCCGGGGATGTCCGCCACGACAAATTCCGTGTTGTCGACGCCGACAACACCGAGGTTCGGATGCAGGGTCGTGAACGGGTAATCGGCGATCTTGGGCCGGGCGTTAGATGTGGCGGCCAGAAACGTCGACTTGCCCGCATTGGGCAGACCCAGAAGACCCACATCCGCAATCAGCTTCAGCCGCAGCCAGAGCGTCCGTTCCACACCGTCCTGACCGGGGTTCGACCGCCGCGGTGCCTGATTGGTCGCGGATTTGAAGTGCAGGTTGCCCCAGCCGCCGTTGCCACCGCGCGCAAGCTGCACCCGCTGGCCCAGTTCGGTCATGTCGGCGATCACCGTTTCCTGATCCTCATCGAGGATTTCGGTCCCCACCGGCACACGCAGGACGATATCGTCGCCGTCCTTCCCGGTGCGCTGCTTGCCCATGCCGGGCTGGCCGTTCTTGGCAAAGAAATGCTGCTGGTAGCGGAAATCAATGAGCGTGTTCAGCCCGTCGACCGCTTCGGCCCAGACGGAGCCACCGCCGCCGCCGTCGCCGCCGTCGGGACCGCCGAATTCGATGTATTTTTCACGCCGGAACGAGACACACCCGCCCCCGCCTGCGCCGGAGCGGATGTAGACTTTGGCGAGGTCGAGGAATTTCATATCGGATCCTTACAAGGCTCAGAGTTTGCGGCTGTAGGTCCACGTGGGCACACAGGCCGCACGGGACAGGCAATAGGTTTCGGCGTCACCGAGATACTGGAAACCGGCATTGGTCAGCACCTTCGCCGAGGCAGGGTTATCATGGAACACGGATGCGAACATCGTCGCGTTGCCCAAGGGGTTGCCGTTGACCAGCGCCTGAACGGCGTCCGAGGCGACGTGGCTGTTCCAGAACGGCGGCGCGACCCAATAGCCCACTTCGGACTGGTTGCGGTCCAGACGGGCAAGGCTGATCACGCCCATCACGTCGGCCCCGTCCTCGGCGCCGCCGTCCATGACCCAGACGTCCTCGTCACGCTCGGGTTTGAGCGCGCGTTCGATGAACCCCGCGATCAGGCCGGGCGGCAAGGGATGCGGGATGCGCGGGGTGCTGTGGGCCACACGAATATCGGCGGCGTAATGTTCGATCCTTCCTACGTCCGACATCTGGACGGGACGCAGAACAAAACGTTCGGTGGTGAGGGTCGGCTGCTGAAACAGGGTATTCATCGTCAGGCCCCTTTGGCAAAAAGAACAAACAAGACAGAGGCGACTGTCAACGCCGCGAGCGTCCACATCAGGTAGGGTTCCGTGCGCGTTCCTGCAACGGAGCGCGCGAGGGCGTCACCCCCCAGTGTCCAGAGCGGATGCATCACGATCTGGCAGGCCAGCAAGACACAAGCGACCGTCGCCGTGGCGGCAAGGGTGGACACATCCGGTCCGATAAAGGCTGTGAACGACCCCACGATCATCGCCCATGCCTTGGGGTTCAGCGGATGCACGATCAGACCGGCGGCAAAGCCCGGCACGCGCGCGCCTGCATCACCCTGCCCTAGCCTGAGGTTCGCCACCTTCCACGCCAGCCAGATGATATAGGCCGCCGACAGGTACTTGAGCGCGGTGAACAGCCACGGCACGCGCGTCGCGAGCTCCATCAGGCCAAACCCGATCGGCCAGATGATCAGCTGCTTGCCCAGGGCGACACCGGCCACGAAAGGCAGCGCCGCACGAAAGCCGAACCGTGCGCCGGTCGCCAGCAAGGCCATATTGGCCGGACCGGGCGTTCCGACCTGGCTCGCCGCAAATACGATCAGAGGGGCGAGCGCCACGCTCACCGTCCCTGCGCCTTCGTGAATGTTGCCGTAGCGGTCGCGCGCATCGTGCCGCTCCTGAAAACAGTGCCTGAACGAGAAAGGGACCGGCGTTTCCGCCGATCCCCTGAATGTCTGTCATCCCGTGAGAAACGGCTTATTCCGCAGCCTCGGCCATCGGGACAATCGAGATGAATGTACGGTTTTTCAGCCCCTTGTGGAACTGCACGTTGCCGTCGACGGTTGCAAAGATCGTGTGATCCTTGCCCATGCCCACACCCTCGCCGGGCCAGAATTTGGTCCCGCGCTGACGCACGATGATGTTGCCGGGAACGACAACTTCGCCGCCGTATTTCTTTACACCAAGGCGACGACCAGCTGAGTCGCGCCCGTTCCGGGATGAACCGCCTGCTTTTTTATGTGCCATCTGGGTCTCTCCTTAGCCTTTTGTCTTTTCTTTGGCCTGCTCGACCCAGCCTTCACGCTCGATCCGGCCTTTGAAAGACAGTTTCTCGTCCATATCAGCAATGTCCGCTTCGGTCCATGCTGCGATCTGGGCAAACGTGGTGATGCCCGCGTCGTTCAGCTTCTTCTCGAGAGCAGGGCCAACGCCGCTGAGTTCTTTCAGGTCGTCCGCGCCGGATGTGTCCGCTGCGGGCTTGTCCGCTTTCTTTGTCTCGTCCTTGCCAGCGGCGTTTCCGGCTTTCGCCTTCTTCGCAGGCTTGGCGGATTTTTCGTTCGCTTCGCCTTCGTTGACGCGCTTCTTCATCTCGGCCTGTTCGCCACGGTTGAAGGTATAACGCTCTTCGATGGCGGCAACGGCTGCCGCGCTGACGGAGCCTGTACCGATGGCTTCGGCAACGCCGGATTTGCCCGCGCCGGACGAAAGGATCTCGGTGATCTTCACGAGCGTCAGCTTCTGGCGGTGGCCTTTGGTCCGCTTGGAAGAGTGCTTCCGGCGGCGTTTGACAAAGTGGATCACCTTGTCGCCCTTGATCTGGTCGACGACTTCGGCCTGTACGCCCGCATCTTCGATGAGCGGCGAGCCGACCTGAACGGTGTCGCCACCGAGCATCAGGACTTCGTTGAATTGAACGGTTTCACCGGCATTGGCCGCAATACGTTCCACGCGCAGCATATCGCCGGGCTGTACTTTATATTGCTTACCGCCTGTTTTCAGGACCGCAAACATAGGTCTTCCTTCACATTTTCCGCATCCTGTGGTCCCCCGTTCGGGGCGTTCGCGAGACATCGTCTCACCGTCGGACAGCGCGCCCGTAGGCGTCATTGAAATATACCCGGATTCGGGATCTCCCGCCGGGTTGGGGGCTTATCCAAGGATCAGCGCCCCAAGTCAAGCGCCCGCATGAGACAAATCTCACCGGTGCGCGGCAAGATGCTAAAGCTCCTGCGCGCCCATGTGGCGCACCAGCGCCTGACCCAGCGCATAGGAGATATCTTCGTAGAGCGGATTGAACCCCGCGAAGAAGCCCGCGTTCAGCGCGCGGCCCGCGTCGGTTTCGCTGAAATCCGCGTAGGTCGTCAGCTCTTCGAGGGTCAGCGGGCTGTAGGCAAGCAACAGGAAGGCCCCCAGCCAGCCTTCGGTATCTGCCTCGATCGTGTCGCGTTCCGCCAGCACGTCGTTCAGGATCTCCTCCTCCGACATCGCGTAAAGATCCCCGTCAACCAGTGCGCGCATGAACTGCACGTTGGAATTCAGTGCCGAGGTGACGTTGCGCTGAACCAGATCGCCCGCGACGATCATCCGGTTGATCTGCTCAAGCCGCGCATCACCCGTGTCCTTCAGTTCGGCGTACCGCTCGCGGGCCGCCTGCTCTACCCCTTCGTCGGCCAGCGCACGCCGCGCCGAGTTTTCCAGCGTCAGGATACGCCCGCCGAGATCGGAGGCGAAAAATTCGATGACATTCTCGAGGGTCTCACCCTCCAGCGTCTGCTCTAGCCCGCGTCGGATCCCCTCGGAAAGGCGCGCGGGGTCGTAGATGCGCATGACCTGCTGCGCCCAGACAGACCCGCCCGTCCCGTCCAGCCAGTCACGGTCCAGCGTCGCGCCGAAGGTCTGGCCCTCTTCGTGCAGGATGACAGCCAGTTCCTCGGTCCGCAGCACGTCCATCAGAACCGTATGCCGCGCCCCCGCCCAAAGCGGCAGCGCCAATACCAGCATCAAGAAGGCTGCGACCGGAGCCCGAAACCCGCGCATCACAGGTCCTGACTGGGCTGCATGTCGCGCAACCGGTCGGCAACCGCCTCGAACCGGTTCGCCATGATTTCGTACTGGACCGCGTTCATCAGCGCATAGACCTCCTGCATCTTCGGATGCTCCAGCGCGTCGGCATATTGCGCGATCTCTTCGTCGGAAAACGCCTGATAGGTATAGGCCGCGCCTTCCAGCGCGCCGCGGGCAAGGCTGTCGCGCAGGGCGGGTTCCTGCGCCTTCATCGCCTCGCGGAGGTCGGGCTCATCCATCTGAAGCTCGATCACACCGGCCACCGCCGCCGCCATCAGGAAACGGATCTGGACCTCCTGAATGGACTTGACCGATGCGTCCTCGCTGCCGCTAGCGCGGTTGAGCCGTTCCAGCAGGTCCACGCGCGGGCTGTCGATGCCCCGCAGCCCTTCGATGATCGCCGCGCCGCTTTCGGATTTCAGCCCCTCCTCCTCGATCATGTGGGACCGGTTCTCGGCTTCGACCAGCCGCTGCCCGAGGTCCGAGGCGTAGAATTCCGCCGCGTGGCTCAGCGCGTCCGCCGTCAGCGTTTCCTCGAGGATGTCCGTCGCCATGTCATGCATCAGGTCGGTGTCGAAGACCTCGCGCACCAGACGTTGCCATTCGGACCCGAAATCATCGGCCTGAAGCCCCAGCATCTGCGGCGCGGAATCCGCCGAGAGCCGGATACTTTCAAGCGCCACGTCAAAGCCCGTGACCTCCAGGAACGCCTCGACCCGCTCCCGGTCGACCCCCTGAGCCATCGTTGTGACAGCACTCAGAAAAAGGGCGATCAACGCGAATACTGTGGTCCGAACGTATGGCAATGCGGGCATGGCTTGGTCCTTCCGGTGCAAGAGCTTTCGCTGAACCTAAGCCTTCAAACCCGCGCTGCAATGAAAAAACCGGACAACCGGCAAAGATGCGCAAAAGCGGGTCTTGCTCCTTTGCGCAAACCCGACTACACGGGCGCCGTGACCCCCGCGGAGAGGTGCCGGAGTGGTCGAACGGGGCGGTCTCGAAAACCGTTGAGCCTTCACGGGTTCCCAGGGTTCGAATCCCTGTCTCTCCGCCATAATCCTTCCAGATTATCGAGCAATTTCGGTGCGTTGCGGGCCTGACGGTCCGGGCGCGCGACCTACTGCCCGTCACGGCACGGGCGGCGGCCGCGGATTTGGGCAGGCTATCGACCCCGCTCGCCCCCATGGAGGTGTGAGCGACAGGGTCGCTCTGCAATCGGTCCCTCCGCTCTTGCAGTTATTCTTCTTCGCGATACCACACCGCAGCGAACTCCCCGGCATCTGCCCGGTAACGCCATGCCCACTTCCACCCGCTCTTGCCGCGCCAATAGCAGGCCGTCGGACTGCCGGATTGGGACTACTCCTTGCCCGGCTTCAGCTTTTGTCCAAGCCGAGCCATTTACGCTCGGCCTTGTCCCATGCGTCGAGCGCCTGATGGTCGGGGACCCAAGCGAGGCCCGATTTGCTGTCCGAAGATTGGGCCTCCCCCGAGATCACAGCATCGACAAGCACCGGGCGACCGGCTTTCAGGACCCCAAAAGCCTCGTCCAGCTTGCCGGGCAGTTCCGCCTCGCTCGCGATCCGCACGGCGTCCATCCCGAAGGCCCGCGCCATGGCCGCGTGGTCAGCGTCCTGCAGGCGGGTTCCAACGACCTTGCCGAAACTGTCCATCTGGTCGCGCACCTCGATCGCCCATGCGCGGTTGTTGCCCACGACGATCATCACCGGCACCTTGTGGCGGACCAGCGTGTCAAGTTCGATCGCGGTGAAGCCGAAGGCGCCATCGCCGGTCACGGCCACCACCTGACGGTCCGGCGCTGCCTTCTTGGCGCCCAACGCAAAGGGTGTCGCAAGCCCGATGCAGCCCAAGGGGCCGGGATCGAGATAGGTCTTCGGGTTGAGCGCCACCCGCGCAAAGCTCAGGAAATCACCGCCATCGGCAATCACGACCGCGTCGGGGTCGATCCGCTTGCGCAGCTCGCCAAGCAGCCGGTTCGGCGACATGCGCCCCTCCGCATCGCTCGGTGCCGAGGCGAGCATCTGGCCGAGCTTTTCACTACGCTCAAGATGACCTTCGCGCATTTTCGCAAGCCAGCTGCGATCGCGGTCCTCTTTCATAGCGCACAGCAGGTCCGCAAGCGCGCCCAGAGTCTCGGGCAGGTCGCCGAGCAGCGCTATCTCCCCCAGCCGGTTGTCGAAAAGCTCTTCGGCCTTGTCAGAGATCCGCAGCATTTTTGCGTCACCGAAGACCGCCGGAGAGCCGTAGGCCAGCTGGAAGTCCAGCTTGCGGCCTACCGTGACCACAAGATCGGCCTGGGTCATCGCCTGTCCGCGCATCGCGCCGATATGGGCCGGGTGCCCGTCGTCGATGATCCCCTTGGTCTCACCGGTGTCCAGATACCCCGCCCCGGCGGCGGTGAGAAAGCGGGCCAACTCCTCCGGCGCGGCATTGGCGCCCCGGCCCGAAACCACGACCACCCTGCCCGCCTTCGCGATGGCACGCGCGGCTGCGCGCAGGTCTTCCTCCAGTGGCCGTGTCCGGGGGCGCGGCCGCCCGGCCACCTGCTCCACGCGGGTAAGCGCGTCGGGGATGTGTTCGCGCTGAAGATCGACGGGGAAATCCAGAAACGCCGGGCCCGGCTCTCCGCCCCGCCCGCAGGCGGCCCCGATCGCAGCGTCGAGTTCGCGGGGCAGCGCATGGGCATGGCGCACCGTGCGGGCATGGCGCGTGATCGAGCCGAGCAGCGCGGTATGGCTCATGTCCTGCAGCGCGCCTCGGTTCTCCTGCGGGCGCGGCGGGACGCCCGAGAGCACCAGCACGGGCGTGCG
Above is a genomic segment from Sulfitobacter sp. HNIBRBA3233 containing:
- a CDS encoding DUF2059 domain-containing protein — its product is MLVLALPLWAGARHTVLMDVLRTEELAVILHEEGQTFGATLDRDWLDGTGGSVWAQQVMRIYDPARLSEGIRRGLEQTLEGETLENVIEFFASDLGGRILTLENSARRALADEGVEQAARERYAELKDTGDARLEQINRMIVAGDLVQRNVTSALNSNVQFMRALVDGDLYAMSEEEILNDVLAERDTIEADTEGWLGAFLLLAYSPLTLEELTTYADFSETDAGRALNAGFFAGFNPLYEDISYALGQALVRHMGAQEL
- the rpmA gene encoding 50S ribosomal protein L27; this translates as MAHKKAGGSSRNGRDSAGRRLGVKKYGGEVVVPGNIIVRQRGTKFWPGEGVGMGKDHTIFATVDGNVQFHKGLKNRTFISIVPMAEAAE
- a CDS encoding GNAT family N-acetyltransferase, with translation MTMNTLFQQPTLTTERFVLRPVQMSDVGRIEHYAADIRVAHSTPRIPHPLPPGLIAGFIERALKPERDEDVWVMDGGAEDGADVMGVISLARLDRNQSEVGYWVAPPFWNSHVASDAVQALVNGNPLGNATMFASVFHDNPASAKVLTNAGFQYLGDAETYCLSRAACVPTWTYSRKL
- a CDS encoding DUF2059 domain-containing protein, whose protein sequence is MPALPYVRTTVFALIALFLSAVTTMAQGVDRERVEAFLEVTGFDVALESIRLSADSAPQMLGLQADDFGSEWQRLVREVFDTDLMHDMATDILEETLTADALSHAAEFYASDLGQRLVEAENRSHMIEEEGLKSESGAAIIEGLRGIDSPRVDLLERLNRASGSEDASVKSIQEVQIRFLMAAAVAGVIELQMDEPDLREAMKAQEPALRDSLARGALEGAAYTYQAFSDEEIAQYADALEHPKMQEVYALMNAVQYEIMANRFEAVADRLRDMQPSQDL
- a CDS encoding LysE family translocator, which codes for MSVALAPLIVFAASQVGTPGPANMALLATGARFGFRAALPFVAGVALGKQLIIWPIGFGLMELATRVPWLFTALKYLSAAYIIWLAWKVANLRLGQGDAGARVPGFAAGLIVHPLNPKAWAMIVGSFTAFIGPDVSTLAATATVACVLLACQIVMHPLWTLGGDALARSVAGTRTEPYLMWTLAALTVASVLFVLFAKGA
- a CDS encoding 50S ribosomal protein L21 gives rise to the protein MFAVLKTGGKQYKVQPGDMLRVERIAANAGETVQFNEVLMLGGDTVQVGSPLIEDAGVQAEVVDQIKGDKVIHFVKRRRKHSSKRTKGHRQKLTLVKITEILSSGAGKSGVAEAIGTGSVSAAAVAAIEERYTFNRGEQAEMKKRVNEGEANEKSAKPAKKAKAGNAAGKDETKKADKPAADTSGADDLKELSGVGPALEKKLNDAGITTFAQIAAWTEADIADMDEKLSFKGRIEREGWVEQAKEKTKG
- the obgE gene encoding GTPase ObgE is translated as MKFLDLAKVYIRSGAGGGGCVSFRREKYIEFGGPDGGDGGGGGSVWAEAVDGLNTLIDFRYQQHFFAKNGQPGMGKQRTGKDGDDIVLRVPVGTEILDEDQETVIADMTELGQRVQLARGGNGGWGNLHFKSATNQAPRRSNPGQDGVERTLWLRLKLIADVGLLGLPNAGKSTFLAATSNARPKIADYPFTTLHPNLGVVGVDNTEFVVADIPGLIEGAHEGRGIGDRFLGHVERCAVLLHLVDGTSETVAEDYRTIISELEAYGGELAEKPRITVLNKIDALDEEQLASAKKELEKESGAEVMLMSGVARTNTTEVLRALRAQIDDDRLRHKHVEEEAPWQP